From the Lolium rigidum isolate FL_2022 chromosome 2, APGP_CSIRO_Lrig_0.1, whole genome shotgun sequence genome, one window contains:
- the LOC124692002 gene encoding uncharacterized protein LOC124692002 yields MECNKDEALRAKALAERKMLEKDFVAARKMINKAQQLYSEVDNVLQMLTVCDVHCAAGTKVNGETDWYGILQLPVFTTDDTLIKKQYRKLALLLHPDKNKFAGAEAAFKLVGEANMTLTDISKRSAYDMKRRGSVRVSAARPSPYQQARRAAPVRPVNLQQPANPAGPATFWTICSNCGMRYQYYTTLLKKAIRCQSCMKPFIAHDLNNQHVPPVANQQPAGVNRGGGAPSGVNRSAGAPQNFPGPQINVPGQQARNYATQGVRANYGSRNATANTKRGGDGNRASAAGEPKENTRFARTSKGPSTSGLKRSRRSMVESSDSESTSDSDEEITVNGAAANNANPSEHSRRSVRQKQEVKYKEESDDEYADDDDGNDNDAVDSSSFRRLRKGGMSNGDDQSNETKMNEDRTGHNGSANGLNHSVSSNGLDPNLDASDEDKFSCVDPEFFNFDQLRDVSQFRANQIWAVYDSQGCMPRFYARIKTVKMAPKFVVHFVWLEFQPTNKAEKAWSNGELPVACGHFKYGDSGTTKETNMFSHTMCCVKSKTASTFEMYPRKGEVWALFKGWDIGWTSDADNRADFEYEVVQVVSDLTAGTGIVAMPLVKIKGFISLFMQSKEATPYVIPQDNTLRFSHLVPHHIMCGTEREGIPDGALELDPAALPLNLEEAFASVVPEISSVKGKEFDTKCAGKGSMRAGEAAKEKNIEHSIPPAVEDTDDEEADDLVQGEFQCPDSEFYEFSELRLLHKFEPGQVWAIYSDVDKFPNFYALIKNVDPKNNVVKARWLDVCPLGEEEKRLVKEDRTVGCGTFKVAVGRDGNITYTDTESFSHPVLARPTSRRNEYEIIPGSGEIWAIYKNWRAGWTAQDFKNCEYELVEILAHTDKSIQVRLLRKVDGHTAVFRRDDAVKTISKDEYPKFSHQVPCFHLTNEKGGKLRGHLELDPYSLPDAFLST; encoded by the coding sequence ATGGAGTGCAACAAAGATGAAGCTCTTAGAGCGAAAGCTCTGGCTGAGAGGAAAATGCTGGAGAAGGATTTTGTTGCTGCAAGGAAGATGATTAACAAGGCACAGCAACTTTACTCGGAGGTTGACAATGTCTTGCAGATGCTAACTGTCTGCGATGTTCACTGCGCTGCTGGAACCAAGGTTAATGGAGAGACTGACTGGTACGGAATACTTCAGCTACCAGTTTTCACGACTGATGACACGCTGATAAAGAAGCAGTACCGTAAGCTTGCCCTTCTGCTACATCCCGACAAGAACAAGTTTGCAGGTGCAGAGGCAGCATTCAAGTTAGTGGGGGAAGCAAACATGACGCTTACGGACATCTCCAAACGGTCTGCCTATGACATGAAAAGGAGAGGCTCAGTCAGAGTTTCTGCGGCAAGGCCATCCCCTTATCAGCAGGCAAGGAGAGCTGCTCCTGTTAGACCTGTGAATCTTCAGCAGCCCGCAAATCCTGCTGGGCCGGCAACATTTTGGACCATCTGTTCAAATTGTGGCATGAGATATCAGTACTACACTACATTGTTGAAGAAAGCTATCCGCTGTCAGTCTTGCATGAAGCCTTTTATTGcacatgatttaaataatcaacaTGTTCCTCCTGTGGCAAATCAACAGCCTGCTGGAGTGAACAGAGGCGGAGGAGCACCTTCTGGGGTGAACAGAAGTGCAGGAGCACCACAGAATTTCCCAGGTCCACAGATAAATGTCCCAGGTCAGCAAGCTCGGAATTATGCCACTCAAGGGGTTCGTGCTAATTATGGATCTCGTAATGCAACTGCAAATACAAAGAGGGGGGGAGATGGTAATAGAGCTAGTGCTGCAGGTGAGCCAAAAGAGAATACAAGATTCGCTCGGACTTCGAAAGGTCCATCAACTTCAGGACTGAAAAGGAGCAGGAGATCCATGGTTGAATCGAGTGATTCGGAGAGCACCAGTGATAGTGATGAAGAGATCACTGTAAATGGCGCTGCTGCAAATAATGCAAACCCTAGTGAACACAGCCGCAGGTCAGTCAGGCAGAAGCAAGAAGTTAAGTATAAAGAAGAGAGTGATGATGAatatgctgatgatgatgatggtaatGACAACGATGCTGTCGATTCTTCCAGTTTCAGAAGGTTAAGGAAAGGTGGTATGTCTAATGGTGATGATCAAAGCAATGAAACCAAGATGAATGAAGATCGAACTGGACACAATGGTTCAGCAAATGGGCTTAATCATTCTGTCAGCAGCAATGGTCTGGACCCGAACCTTGATGCTTCAGATGAGGACAAATTTAGCTGTGTGGACCCTGAATTTTTTAACTTTGACCAACTTCGAGATGTAAGTCAGTTCAGAGCCAACCAGATCTGGGCTGTCTATGATAGTCAAGGCTGTATGCCAAGATTTTATGCTCGAAttaaaacggtaaaaatggccccGAAGTTTGTTGTACACTTCGTTTGGCTGGAATTTCAGCCCACAAATAAAGCAGAGAAGGCATGGTCTAATGGGGAACTGCCTGTTGCTTGTGGACATTTTAAGTATGGAGATTCAGGAACAACTAAAGAAACTAATATGTTCTCTCATACTATGTGCTGTGTGAAAAGCAAGACAGCAAGCACGTTTGAAATGTATCCTAGGAAAGGTGAAGTTTGGGCCCTTTTCAAGGGATGGGACATTGGTTGGACTTCTGATGCAGACAACCGCGCAGACTTTGAGTATGAAGTTGTTCAAGTTGTCTCTGATTTGACGGCAGGCACTGGCATTGTTGCCATGCCACTTGTAAAAATAAAAGGCTTCATTAGCTTATTTATGCAGTCTAAAGAGGCAACTCCGTACGTGATACCTCAGGATAACACACTGAGGTTTTCACATCTTGTCCCTCATCATATAATGTGTGGGACTGAAAGAGAAGGCATTCCAGATGGGGCTCTTGAACTTGATCCTGCAGCGCTTCCCCTTAACTTGGAAGAGGCTTTTGCTTCTGTTGTTCCGGAAATCAGTTCAGTAAAAGGCAAGGAGTTTGACACCAAATGTGCTGGGAAGGGATCCATGAGGGCTGGGGAGGCAGCAAAGGAAAAGAACATAGAGCATAGCATTCCACCTGCTGTAGAAGATACAGATGATGAGGAAGCTGATGATCTTGTCCAAGGAGAATTTCAGTGCCCTGATTCAGAattctatgaattttcagaaCTAAGACTGCTTCACAAGTTCGAACCTGGACAGGTTTGGGCTATCTACAGTGATGTGGATAAGTTCCCTAATTTCTATGCCTTGATCAAGAATGTTGATCCCAAGAATAATGTAGTAAAAGCGAGATGGCTTGATGTCTGTCCTCTGGGAGAGGAGGAGAAACGATTGGTAAAAGAAGATCGGACTGTCGGGTGTGGCACCTTTAAGGTTGCCGTTGGGCGAGATGGTAACATCACTTACACTGATACTGAGTCCTTTTCTCATCCTGTACTTGCTAGACCAACTAGTAGAAGAAACGAATATGAAATAATCCCCGGCTCTGGTGAGATTTGGGCCATTTACAAGAACTGGAGGGCTGGATGGACTGCACAAGACTTCAAAAATTGTGAGTATGAGTTGGTGGAGATCCTTGCCCACACTGATAAGTCCATACAAGTTCGGCTTTTAAGAAAGGTGGATGGTCACACAGCAGTATTTAGAAGAGATGATGCTGTGAAAACAATAAGCAAGGATGAGTACCCAAAGTTCTCTCACCAGGTTCCTTGCTTCCATCTGACAAATGAGAAGGGAGGCAAGCTTCGAGGCCATTTGGAGCTCGATCCTTATTCACTGCCAGACGCGTTTCTCTCTACCTAG